The Alphaproteobacteria bacterium DNA window CATCGTAGCCGGCGACGTCGCGCAGCCACAGCGGCGCCCACAAGGTCTGGTAGGCGATCGCCACGCCCACGCCGCCCATGGCGATGGGCGTGAACCGCCAGAACCGAAGACTGGTCAGGATCACGCCATAGGCCCGCAAAGGCCGGTCCCGGTCCGCCGGGGCGGCGGCGTGGCGGGGGACGAAGGCGAGCACGGTCAGCATGACGACGAGGCACGCGCCGGCCAGGCCGGCGATCACGCCCCGCCATGACACGACGGTCAGCAGTTCCACCATCGGCCCCGTGGCGACCATGCCACCGAGTGCCGTCAGTGCCACCAGGGTCGCCGTGATCGAGGCCAGCCGTCGGGGCGGGAACCACAGGCGCCCCGCCGTGAAGCCACCGGTCAGGCTGGCGGCCATGCCGACGCCGATCAGGAACCGGCCCACGGTGAGGCCGACCATGCCCGTGGCCGTGACGTAGACGAGGCAGCCGATGGTGGCGATGGCCAGCAATGTCGCGACCACACGGCGCGGGCCGTAGCGATCCAGCGCCAGCCCTATCGGCAGCTGGGCCAGGGCGAAGGCGACGAAGAAGGCGCTGGTCACGAAGCCGAGCTCGGCCGGGCCGAAGCCGAACTCGTCGACCAGTGCCGGCACGATCATCGCATTGTTGACGCGCAACGCGTAGTCGAGCGGGCCGTACAACAAGAATGGCGTGAGGATAAGCAGGGAGCGACCCGCCGCCAAAGCAGAATCGGACGGGCTTTCCGTCACGGGACGGCCGCAGAAGGTGCCGCCATCGGCTTCCCCCTTCCCCCTTTTTGCCCCCTTTCCCATAAACCGAGGCCCGGTCAAACTAGCACCGGCAGAGGTGTGCCGAAAGTCGGCTTGTGATGCAGTGGAAGGCAAACCTTAACGCCGCCGACTCATCGAAGGTATCACCGAGTTTACCTGCAGGGCCTACGACGTGACGCCCGAGACAGTCACGGTCTACGTCTTCGACGCATCAAAGGACCGGGTCGCCCACGGCGGCGTCCTCGCCTGCGACGGTGGAAAAAGGGCCACCCTGGCGGACAAATCGTGGCTGATGAGCGAATATTGACGCCCTCCGCCGCTTCGTGAGGGGCGGTTCGCGCGCATTCCCGGGTTATCGTTGGATTCCCATTTGCGGCCGTATCCGCCACTGGCCATCGAGCCCGCGCACCCAGGCCTCGGGATAGAGGTAGGCCGTGGTGCAGGCGTGACCGGGGGTCAGCAGGACGCGCTCGCCGATGGTCATTTCGGCGGCGCCGACGACGGCGTATTCCTCTGTCATTTCCCGAATTTCGTCCGGCCAGCCGAAGCGCTCGCCGAGGGGCAGGTCGGAGCCCACCGCCTTGAGGCCGGCGTCGAGGGTGACGGTCTCGCCATGGCCCGTGATCACGGTGGCCAGGACATAGGCACCCTGGCGCCAGCCAAGATGGGCGAGGTCCCGCGCGTGGCGCAGACTGGAGAAGACCCAGCTCCCCGGCGACAACCGCAGGCGCGGATGGGGCGGCCAAAGATCGAAGGTGTAGCTGCTCCCGGCGACAATGTCCGAGGCGTCCGGGTCGGGATCGGCCTCGGCGAGGAAGTCGAACAAGTCCGAAGCGATCCGCCCGACGGCCGCGGCGCGCCGCTCCCGGTCAGGATCGTGCAAGTGGCCCTCGTAGAGGTGCCAGCCGGCGAACACGCCGGCCCGGGCCAGATCGGCGGCCAATTCACGAGCCACGGGCCCAAAGGGAACGCCGGAGCGACCGAGGCC harbors:
- a CDS encoding alanine racemase, whose protein sequence is MSRRTDLALMPPGEPMTPCLVIDHAAVRHNLEQTAQAVGGVERLIPHVKTHRAPWLVADLLAQGVRAFKTATPAEVEMVLAAGAHEVLWAYPSVQGSAVERVIAAARQHPEARVSALVDSRPGFDLWHARLDGARPSPVRLYLDIDPGLGRSGVPFGPVARELAADLARAGVFAGWHLYEGHLHDPDRERRAAAVGRIASDLFDFLAEADPDPDASDIVAGSSYTFDLWPPHPRLRLSPGSWVFSSLRHARDLAHLGWRQGAYVLATVITGHGETVTLDAGLKAVGSDLPLGERFGWPDEIREMTEEYAVVGAAEMTIGERVLLTPGHACTTAYLYPEAWVRGLDGQWRIRPQMGIQR
- a CDS encoding MFS transporter, producing MTESPSDSALAAGRSLLILTPFLLYGPLDYALRVNNAMIVPALVDEFGFGPAELGFVTSAFFVAFALAQLPIGLALDRYGPRRVVATLLAIATIGCLVYVTATGMVGLTVGRFLIGVGMAASLTGGFTAGRLWFPPRRLASITATLVALTALGGMVATGPMVELLTVVSWRGVIAGLAGACLVVMLTVLAFVPRHAAAPADRDRPLRAYGVILTSLRFWRFTPIAMGGVGVAIAYQTLWAPLWLRDVAGYDATMQAWVLFAMFTAMLFGNLGFAWLSARLGGRPQVLQALALGGFGLSIGLQVLLAVTRGGLAPGLLWTASALFFACPMVVYAIVARSYPPGTAGRAASAVNGLMFVTVFLTQWLTGVVIDTFPGTADGGYAVSGHLASLWAVITLQVLALLWCMLAGRLEARAAGPGTMPTERHG